A stretch of Rickettsia rickettsii DNA encodes these proteins:
- a CDS encoding CopG family antitoxin produces the protein MSIKLDSYEQDIEDNFEKQQKIDDRSEIVLLQKFAKAHLSKKRSVTIRIAEHDIEAIKIKASKHGLPYQTYLNMLIHSDTTKL, from the coding sequence ATGAGTATCAAACTAGATTCTTACGAACAAGATATTGAAGATAATTTTGAAAAGCAGCAAAAAATTGATGATAGAAGTGAAATAGTTTTGCTTCAAAAATTTGCAAAAGCACATCTTAGTAAAAAAAGATCTGTTACTATTAGGATTGCAGAACATGACATAGAAGCAATAAAAATTAAAGCTTCTAAGCATGGTTTGCCTTATCAGACCTATCTTAATATGCTAATTCATTCAGACACTACTAAACTCTAA
- a CDS encoding Rrf2 family transcriptional regulator produces MQLTSFTDYGLRSLIYLASTPERICSVKEISEYHNISLNHLIKVIHRLAQLGYINSSKGKGGRIKLAFSPSSMNLGDIIEKFEPNMDIVECFNKNTNSCRITNSYQFKHFIKEASEAFIKTLNNYTLEDAIITKTIQIKDKL; encoded by the coding sequence TTGCAGTTAACAAGTTTTACCGACTACGGATTACGTAGCCTTATATATCTTGCTTCAACACCGGAAAGAATTTGTAGTGTAAAAGAGATATCAGAGTACCATAATATTTCCCTTAATCATTTGATAAAAGTGATTCATAGATTAGCACAATTAGGATATATTAATAGTAGTAAAGGAAAAGGAGGAAGAATTAAGCTAGCATTTAGCCCTTCTTCCATGAATTTGGGAGATATAATAGAAAAATTCGAACCTAATATGGATATAGTAGAATGTTTCAATAAAAATACTAATAGCTGCAGAATTACAAATTCATACCAATTTAAACATTTTATTAAAGAAGCAAGTGAAGCATTTATAAAAACATTAAATAATTATACATTAGAAGATGCAATTATTACTAAAACAATTCAAATTAAGGATAAACTATAG
- a CDS encoding enoyl-CoA hydratase/isomerase family protein has protein sequence MLLACGLGVALGCGYELLLHSSFIIGNQELNAGLVELGVGLIPGWGGVTEMFAGSNGNKTALIRNISNIIEQNKTSSAGLLESRL, from the coding sequence ATGTTATTAGCTTGTGGTCTTGGTGTGGCACTTGGATGTGGATATGAGCTGTTATTGCACTCAAGCTTTATTATAGGAAATCAAGAACTTAACGCAGGGCTTGTAGAACTTGGTGTTGGTTTAATACCCGGGTGGGGCGGTGTTACCGAAATGTTTGCTGGAAGTAATGGTAATAAAACTGCACTAATTAGAAATATCAGCAATATTATAGAGCAGAATAAAACAAGTTCAGCCGGATTACTTGAAAGCAGATTATGA
- the ubiH gene encoding 2-octaprenyl-6-methoxyphenyl hydroxylase — protein sequence MKTKQIDRHLAKFAYREEFVGDTKRSTAAYTSLREDASIGSTHKLPLEVEEFGKMSNTVILGCGLSGMLTALSFAQKGIKTTIFESKSVKSPEFFKDIRTTALTPHSKNFLFSIDIWEELEKFVAEMQDIYVVDNKASEILDLRNDADAVLGYVVKNSDFKKMLLSKITNNPLITLIDNNQYQEVISHNDYSIIKFDDNQIKCNLLIICDGANSKVRSHYFANEIEKPYQTALTFNIKHEKPHENCAMEHFLPLGPFALLPLKDQYASSVIWSTSSDQAALIVNLPLEEVRFLTQRNAGNSLGKITIDSEISSFPLKARIANRYFHNRIVLIADTAHTVHPLAGQGLNQGIKDIEILSMIVSNNGTLQEYQKLRQEDNCIMYKLTDELNNMFSNYSKNLRCLRQIGFKVINNFKPVKNLITSYAMGKR from the coding sequence GAGTATCGGATCGACGCACAAATTACCTCTAGAAGTAGAAGAGTTTGGGAAGATGTCTAATACGGTAATTTTAGGATGCGGTCTTAGCGGCATGTTAACGGCGCTTTCTTTTGCACAAAAGGGTATAAAAACTACTATATTCGAGAGTAAATCGGTAAAAAGCCCAGAGTTTTTTAAAGATATAAGAACTACTGCTTTAACGCCGCATTCTAAAAATTTCTTATTCTCTATTGATATATGGGAAGAGCTTGAGAAGTTTGTAGCAGAAATGCAAGACATATATGTAGTAGATAATAAGGCTTCAGAGATATTAGACTTACGAAATGACGCTGACGCTGTACTTGGATATGTGGTTAAGAATAGCGACTTTAAAAAAATGCTATTGTCAAAAATAACTAATAATCCGTTGATAACATTAATTGATAATAATCAATATCAAGAGGTTATAAGCCATAATGACTACTCGATTATAAAATTTGATGATAACCAAATTAAGTGTAATTTATTAATTATATGTGACGGAGCAAATTCCAAAGTGAGGTCTCATTACTTTGCTAATGAAATTGAGAAACCTTATCAAACTGCTCTTACATTTAATATTAAGCATGAAAAGCCGCATGAAAATTGTGCTATGGAGCATTTCCTGCCTCTTGGTCCTTTTGCTTTGCTGCCTTTAAAAGATCAATATGCTTCATCCGTAATATGGTCAACTTCTTCTGATCAGGCTGCTTTAATTGTTAATTTGCCTTTAGAAGAAGTTAGATTTTTAACTCAAAGAAATGCCGGTAATTCCCTAGGTAAAATTACTATTGATAGTGAGATTAGTAGCTTTCCACTAAAAGCCCGTATAGCAAATAGATATTTTCATAACCGTATAGTGCTTATTGCCGACACTGCCCACACAGTACATCCGCTAGCCGGACAAGGGCTTAATCAGGGCATAAAGGATATAGAGATTTTGAGTATGATAGTTAGTAATAATGGCACATTACAAGAATATCAAAAGCTAAGGCAAGAGGATAATTGTATTATGTATAAGCTGACTGATGAGTTAAATAATATGTTTTCAAATTATTCCAAAAATTTAAGATGTTTAAGACAAATAGGATTTAAGGTGATCAATAATTTTAAACCTGTAAAAAACTTGATTACTAGCTATGCTATGGGGAAGAGGTGA
- a CDS encoding 3-hydroxyacyl-CoA dehydrogenase family protein yields the protein MELLELIIDPMIKAEVIERVSEFLTKTLGKIIVKCNDTPGFIANRVGYFLLELVARKAISQNLDVATIDKIFTTFLGLPSTGIFGLYDLIGYDVMKFISSSLLASLPANDAYHKTICKDPCLDKMIEKQLIGRKSDGGFYRLSVSNGKKIKEVININDLSYSPVQKVDILILMRFL from the coding sequence ATGGAACTGCTTGAGTTAATTATAGACCCTATGATAAAGGCTGAAGTAATAGAAAGAGTATCAGAGTTCTTAACGAAAACGCTTGGTAAAATTATAGTAAAATGTAATGATACGCCTGGTTTTATTGCTAATAGAGTAGGGTATTTTTTACTTGAATTAGTAGCCCGTAAAGCGATAAGTCAGAATCTTGATGTTGCTACTATAGATAAAATATTTACTACATTTTTGGGGCTGCCGAGTACCGGAATTTTCGGTTTATATGATCTAATCGGGTATGACGTAATGAAGTTCATTTCAAGTTCATTACTTGCCTCTCTTCCTGCAAATGATGCTTATCATAAAACAATATGTAAAGACCCTTGTCTTGATAAGATGATAGAGAAGCAGTTAATTGGACGTAAAAGTGACGGTGGATTTTATCGTTTATCGGTATCAAATGGCAAAAAGATTAAAGAAGTTATCAATATAAACGACTTATCATATAGTCCTGTTCAAAAAGTAGATATTTTAATCTTGATGCGCTTCTTGTAA
- a CDS encoding TlyA family RNA methyltransferase, producing MTKIRLDEYLLQKGFVTDITIARSLIIQGKVHNKHEQLIKPGIQVNINDTDIKVKLPQHNYVSRGALKLIAALDYFKIDPENLVCIDIGSSTGGFTEVLLERKAKLIFAVDVGYGGLHPKLRDNPHIKVLEKTNARYLTDKQIITKPDLIVCDASFISLTTILPTALNLVKEDCMLIALIKPQFEVEKHEVEQGGVIKNPLLHQKVCDKIKDWLEKEHNFKIFGIIASPILGAKGNQEFLICGKRKTLIFL from the coding sequence ATGACTAAAATAAGGCTTGATGAATATTTGCTGCAAAAAGGTTTTGTAACAGATATTACCATAGCACGAAGTTTGATTATCCAAGGTAAAGTACATAATAAGCATGAGCAGTTAATTAAGCCTGGGATACAGGTTAATATAAATGACACCGACATTAAGGTAAAGCTACCGCAGCATAATTATGTTTCAAGAGGGGCATTAAAATTAATTGCCGCTTTGGATTATTTTAAAATTGATCCTGAAAATTTAGTTTGTATTGATATCGGTAGTAGCACCGGCGGTTTTACAGAAGTGTTACTTGAGCGTAAAGCAAAATTAATTTTTGCCGTAGATGTCGGTTATGGCGGACTTCATCCTAAATTACGCGATAATCCACACATTAAGGTGCTTGAGAAGACTAATGCACGATATTTAACCGATAAACAAATAATAACGAAGCCTGATTTAATTGTTTGCGATGCCAGCTTTATTAGTTTAACTACTATATTACCGACTGCACTAAATTTAGTTAAAGAAGATTGCATGCTTATTGCTTTAATAAAACCGCAGTTTGAGGTCGAAAAGCATGAAGTAGAGCAGGGAGGAGTTATTAAAAATCCTCTCTTACATCAAAAAGTATGCGATAAAATCAAAGATTGGCTTGAGAAAGAGCATAATTTTAAAATATTCGGTATAATAGCAAGTCCAATACTAGGAGCTAAGGGGAATCAAGAGTTTTTAATATGCGGAAAAAGAAAAACGCTTATTTTTCTATAG
- a CDS encoding ComF family protein, whose translation MSCRRDVFKRCGNTRGSGEFCSDCWKKLEFIARLYCSICGQRFSIKILDNCICGNCYSNKPNYEFARSLFKCNEHSKKIVHQFKYQDKTIFAKTFAKLLYNRYSSEDIKDIDLIIPVPTNV comes from the coding sequence ATATCTTGCCGCAGAGATGTTTTTAAGCGGTGCGGAAATACTAGGGGGAGCGGTGAATTTTGTAGCGATTGTTGGAAGAAGCTAGAGTTTATAGCAAGACTCTATTGTAGTATATGTGGACAAAGATTTAGTATAAAAATCTTAGATAACTGCATTTGTGGAAATTGTTATAGCAACAAACCTAATTATGAGTTTGCTCGCAGCTTATTTAAGTGTAATGAGCATAGCAAAAAAATAGTTCATCAGTTTAAATATCAAGATAAGACGATATTTGCTAAGACCTTTGCTAAGCTTTTATATAATAGATATAGCAGCGAGGATATAAAAGATATTGATTTAATCATACCTGTACCTACGAATGTATAA
- a CDS encoding enoyl-CoA hydratase/isomerase family protein — MKLGYSWKYGPFELLTIAAKNGWNSVIKNADLMHIPLPQYLANKEYQKIDKQKFNSHKDILQESQIVLENSSAKLILYQDVLIFVITIKMNCLNHEVFYLLQEAASKAENDGKNLCIYPQGNNLSAGADLKLLLSYIEGIFTI, encoded by the coding sequence ATGAAGCTTGGTTACAGCTGGAAATATGGTCCATTTGAATTATTGACTATAGCGGCTAAAAACGGTTGGAATTCGGTAATTAAAAATGCCGATTTAATGCATATCCCACTTCCGCAATATTTAGCCAATAAAGAATATCAAAAAATCGATAAACAAAAATTTAATTCTCACAAAGATATTTTACAAGAAAGTCAGATAGTATTAGAGAATAGCTCGGCAAAATTAATACTTTATCAAGATGTTTTGATTTTTGTTATTACTATAAAAATGAATTGTTTAAATCATGAGGTGTTTTATTTACTACAAGAAGCAGCAAGTAAAGCCGAAAATGACGGTAAAAATCTTTGTATTTATCCGCAAGGAAATAATTTGTCTGCCGGTGCTGATTTAAAACTTCTTCTGTCTTATATTGAAGGAATTTTCACGATCTAG
- a CDS encoding transposase, producing MNESNGGRIIKSSFSGLSVRLAKTKGGRKTMRAALYMATVTSVRYNSAVKPFYKRLVKQGKAKKLALILTS from the coding sequence ATGAATGAATCAAACGGTGGACGCATCATAAAATCAAGCTTTTCAGGTTTAAGTGTTAGGTTAGCAAAAACTAAAGGTGGTAGAAAAACGATGCGGGCAGCATTATATATGGCCACTGTTACGTCTGTAAGATATAATTCGGCAGTTAAACCTTTTTATAAAAGACTTGTAAAACAAGGAAAAGCCAAAAAGTTAGCTCTTATCTTGACTTCTTAA
- the tyrS gene encoding tyrosine--tRNA ligase, whose product MRFIEEFINKGYFHQCTDLDRLTAITKETKIAAYIGFDCTATSLHIGSLMQIMILRLLQQHGHKPIVIIGGGTSKIGDPTWKDEVRKILSKEDIAKNAEGIKKSLSKFIKFGDGKSDAIMLDNAEWLDSFNYLDFLRDFGSYFSVNRMLTMDSVKLRLEREQHLSFLEFNYMLLQAYDFYYLSKHYNCSLQLGGSDQWGNIVMGADLIRKISGKEVFGMTTPLLTTSSGAKMGKTAAGAVWLNEDLLSPYDYYQYWRNCEDADIVRFAKLYSEFTQEELNRFESLAAEDINAAKKQLAYELTKLCHSEQAAKSALETAVKIFEEGQIDENLPTVVLEQEVLQAGISAYELFYEAGLATSKSEARKLIRGNGAKINDRLVADENMIINTNFLLDKKVIKLSAGKKRHILVRV is encoded by the coding sequence ATGCGTTTTATAGAAGAATTTATAAATAAAGGATATTTCCATCAATGTACCGATTTGGATCGGTTAACTGCTATAACGAAAGAAACAAAAATAGCTGCGTATATAGGCTTTGACTGTACTGCTACATCACTCCACATCGGTAGTTTAATGCAGATAATGATTCTGCGATTGCTTCAGCAGCACGGGCATAAGCCTATTGTAATTATCGGCGGCGGTACGAGTAAAATCGGTGATCCTACTTGGAAAGACGAAGTGCGCAAAATTTTAAGCAAAGAAGATATAGCTAAAAATGCCGAAGGTATTAAAAAATCTTTGTCGAAGTTTATCAAATTCGGTGACGGTAAAAGTGATGCTATTATGCTGGATAACGCAGAGTGGTTAGATTCGTTCAATTATCTAGATTTTCTACGGGATTTTGGTAGCTATTTCTCGGTAAACCGTATGCTGACTATGGATTCGGTAAAACTAAGGCTTGAGCGTGAGCAGCATTTAAGCTTCTTAGAATTTAACTATATGTTATTGCAGGCCTATGATTTTTACTATTTAAGCAAGCATTACAATTGCAGCTTGCAGCTTGGCGGTAGTGATCAGTGGGGCAATATCGTAATGGGAGCCGATTTAATTCGTAAAATAAGCGGCAAAGAAGTATTCGGTATGACGACACCGCTACTTACGACTAGCTCCGGTGCTAAGATGGGCAAGACTGCTGCGGGAGCGGTATGGCTTAATGAAGATTTGCTAAGCCCGTATGATTATTACCAATATTGGCGTAACTGCGAAGATGCCGACATAGTTAGATTTGCGAAATTATATAGCGAGTTCACTCAAGAAGAGCTTAATAGGTTTGAGAGTTTAGCGGCAGAAGATATTAATGCAGCTAAAAAACAGCTTGCTTATGAGCTAACTAAGCTTTGTCACTCGGAGCAGGCAGCAAAATCAGCTCTAGAAACTGCAGTAAAGATATTTGAAGAAGGACAAATCGATGAGAATTTACCTACCGTTGTTTTAGAGCAGGAAGTATTACAAGCAGGTATTAGTGCATATGAATTATTTTATGAAGCAGGGCTTGCTACTTCTAAATCGGAAGCACGCAAGCTTATAAGAGGGAATGGTGCTAAGATAAATGATAGATTAGTCGCAGATGAAAATATGATAATTAACACTAATTTCTTACTCGATAAAAAAGTTATAAAGCTCTCTGCCGGTAAGAAAAGACATATATTGGTTAGGGTTTGA
- a CDS encoding 3-hydroxyacyl-CoA dehydrogenase family protein, with protein sequence MQNEIKKVCVISAEVMGSGITALIANSSYKVVLLDIIAKDSDDPNKIVNTAKDNLHKQKPPPPPLSFPDKANFITIGNLEYDLDLIKECDLVIEVIGEKLEIKHQLYNKIIPYLKEDAIIASNISTLPLERLKENLPDNIKSRFVITHFFNPPR encoded by the coding sequence ATGCAAAATGAAATAAAAAAAGTTTGTGTTATCAGTGCGGAAGTAATGGGTTCAGGGATTACAGCGTTAATTGCTAATTCCTCTTATAAAGTAGTGCTGCTTGATATTATTGCTAAAGATTCCGATGATCCTAATAAAATAGTTAACACCGCTAAAGACAATTTGCATAAACAAAAACCTCCACCTCCACCTTTATCTTTTCCTGATAAAGCAAATTTCATTACCATCGGTAATTTAGAATATGATTTAGATTTAATTAAAGAATGTGATTTAGTGATTGAAGTTATTGGTGAGAAGTTAGAAATCAAACACCAATTATATAATAAAATTATTCCTTATCTTAAAGAAGATGCAATTATTGCTTCTAATATCTCTACATTACCGCTTGAAAGACTCAAAGAGAATTTACCAGATAATATTAAATCTAGGTTCGTTATTACGCATTTCTTCAATCCGCCAAGATAA